In a genomic window of Taeniopygia guttata chromosome 11, bTaeGut7.mat, whole genome shotgun sequence:
- the TANGO6 gene encoding transport and Golgi organization protein 6 homolog encodes MAALPGHGPGMAGGAEPGRVVEALELLLGPPSDGDSAAEPGPERALCPETLRSNAAALEERLAGAAGWAALRQLRAAVLARAPALAAGAAGAEPGWAAACGLLALLLCLKERLAALAAAPAGPAAPGEPPPPGADTLSVRQERAVRRALRAAVGLGLLPHLPPGLGPGLGPPPGTRGPRLFAAVAALAELARLPALGAPLLARHLRLLLCGLCGLGHGPAALCQGVSEAERAQCREALRDILDRVYQPLAVQELLILQGQPKQRCPGAGAAPAWLRRLCGHLLSERLLRPGGVQAVVRGVLEGTDGGAGAEAAALDWRKCDAVGKILAACPQQCLSLEDYYRQVCPQILDLLHIQDKVAARQFQRVATTTLLTMAREQPQLAERHLLQPLLAPLRRCCEAAELALEDLTAGAVLVPEAELGSCVEDVLKVYVVGNDSSSLLLGSLQSVLGVVFSLYSFAKQNVSYLRSPCQDILLWFLEKAEREQSLAVLEGLAGLSSHVPTLHPQCQLRVGSEGGAAIVLEEAISDEDEALYQKISLEQCHVESLVELLSHCQKGGLAGDFFIYCLKELTRVAAEDEAAPNPAGEPGGSLLELEQYQAGQGRKLLVLQLVAALCEGVSDTVFTDIEQVQQFLAAVLQRACAHPARGPGAAAEVQTLAMAMGLVAAVLGGAVQLKSSDFAVLKRLVPLLEELSRTYPEPLTQELARDLRIAICTHGACAPGSVGAAADGVLGRKRGTAARSPAPAPQHTHSSPSAHRESSKEQCHEPGASPAPAGLQELLVAAYDPQPPSRAAALRRLASLVTQRDPEAIRLQEKLLQVFLENVQHEDAFVYLSAIQGVALLSSEYPERILPVLLAQYERPAQGTEDTMAAATRMKLGEVLMRVTRALGDMVFQHREQLIRAFLRGARDPDGALRASSLSNLGELCQHLGFQLGSIIQEVTCCVTAIAQTDPEAEVRRAAVHVVVLLLRGLSEKVTEVLRDVLRDLYRLLKRVAAAEPDAATVLHAQLALEELDTAMRRVLFPPQTLQKKIVVLP; translated from the exons ATGGCGGCGCTCCCCGGGCACGGTCCGGGCATGGCGGGCGGAGCGGAGCCGGGCCGTGTGGTGGAGgcgctggagctgctgctggggccgCCCAGTGACGGCGACAgcgctgccgagcccggcccggAGCGCGCCCTGTGCCCGGAGACGCTGCGCAGCAACGCGGCGGCGCTGGAGGAGCGGCTGGCCGGGGCAGCGGGCTGGGCCGCGCTGCGCCAGCTCCGGGCGGCCGTGCTGGCCCGGGCGCCCGCGCTggcggccggggcggcgggcgcggagccGGGCTGGGCGGCGGCCTGCGggctgctggcgctgctgctgtgcctcaaGGAGCGCCTGGCCGCGCtggccgccgcccccgccggccccgccgcccccggggagccgccgccgcccggcgcCGACACGCTGAGCGTGCGGCAGGAGCGGGCGGTgcggcgggcgctgcgggccgccgtggggctggggctgctgccgcACCTGCCGCCGGGGCtcgggccggggctggggccgccGCCCGGCACCCGCGGGCCCCGGCTGTTCGCCGCCGTGGCCGCGCTGGCCGAGCTGGCCCGGCTGCCGGCGCTGGGCGCCCCGCTGCTCGCCCGGCACCTCCGGCTGCTGCTCTGCGGGCTCTGCGGGCTggggcacggccccgccgccctcTGCCAG GGTGTTTCGGAAGCGGAGCGAGCGCAGTGCCGGGAAGCCCTGAGGGACATCCTGGACCGTGTTTACCAGCCGCtggcagtgcaggagctgctcatcctgcagggacagcccaaGCAG AGGTGTCCAGGCGCCGGGGCAGCTCCGGCCTGGCTGCGGCGGCTCTGCGGGCACCTGCTCTCCGAGAGGCTGCTGAGGCCTGGCGGGGTGCAGGCCGTGGTTCGGGGTGTCTTGGAGGGCACAGACG gtggtgctggtgctgaagcagcagctctggactGGAGGAAATGCGATGCAGTTGGGAAGATCCTGGCTGcctgcccacagcagtgccTGTCCCTCGAGGACTACTACAGgcaggtgtgcccccag aTCCTGGACTTGCTGCACATCCAGGACAAAGTGGCAGCGCGGCAGTTCCAGCGTGTGGCCACCACCACGCTGCTCACCATGGCcagggagcagccacagctggcagagaggcacctgctccagcccctgctggcACCGCTCCGCCGCTGCTGCGAGGCTGCag AGCTGGCACTGGAGGATTTGACAGCAGGGGCCGTGCTGGtgccagaggcagagctgggcagctgTGTGGAAGATGTGCTCAAG GTGTATGTGGTTGGGAATGACAGCTCGAGCCTGCTGCTGGGATCCTTACAGTCAGTCCTGGGAGTGGTGTTTTCCCTCTATTCCTTTGCCAAGCAGAATGTGTCATACTTACG CTCCCCGTGCCAGGACATCCTGCTGTGGTTCCTGGAGAAGGCGGAGCGGGAGCagtccctggctgtgctggaaggcctggcagggctgagcagccacGTGCCCACCCTGCACCCACAGTGCCAGCTCCGTGTGGGCAGCGAGGGTGGTGCTGCCATCGTCCTGGAGGAAGCCATCAG CGATGAAGATGAGGCCCTGTACCAGAAGATCTCCTTGGAGCAGTGCCATGTGGAGAGCCTGGTGGagctcctgtcccactgccAGAAGGGTGGTCTGGCTGGAGACTTCTTCATTTACTGCCTGAAG GAGCTGACTCGGGTGGCTGCGGAGGACGAGGCAGCTCCAAACCCAGCTGGGGAGCCCGGAGGGAGtttgctggagctggagcagtaccaggccgggcagggcaggaagctgctggtgctgcagctggtggccGCGCTGTGCGAGGGCGTCTCCGACACCGTGTTCACCGACATCGAGCAG GTGCAGCAGTTCCTGGCAGCCGTGCTGCAGCGGGCCTGTGCCCACCCTGCGCGGGGCCCCGGCGCGGCGGCCGAGGTGCAGACCCTCGCCATGGCCATGGGGCTCGTGGCTGCTGTGCTCGGTGGGGCCGTCCAG CTCAAGTCCAGCGATTTTGCGGTGCTGAAGCGGCTGGtgccgctgctggaggagctgtcCCGCACCTACCCCGAGCCCCTGACCCAGGAGCTGGCCAGGGACCTGCGCATCGCCATCTGCACCCACGGCGCCTGTGCCCCCGGCTCGGTGGGCGCCGCTGCCGACGGCGTGCTGGGCAGGAAACGCGGCACGGCGGCACggagccctgccccggcaccacagcacacacacagcagcccCTCGGCTCACAGGGAGAGCAGCAAGGAGCAGTGCCATGAGCCCGGCgcctctccagccccagccgggctccaggagctgctggtggcagcctacgacccccagccccccagccgGGCAGCTGCCCTGCGCCGCCTCGCCAGCCTGGTCACACAGCGGGATCCAGAGGCAATTCGGCttcaggagaagctgctgcag gtgttcctggagAATGTGCAGCACGAGGATGCCTTTGTCTACCTCTCAGCCATCCAAG GCGTTGCCCTGCTCTCCAGTGAGTATCCAGAGCGGATTCTGCCCGTCCTGCTGGCCCAGTACGAGCGCCCAGCACAGGGCACGGAGGACACCATGGCTGCTGCCACCAGGATGAAGCTGGGCGAGGTGCTGATGCGTGTCACCCGAGCGCTGG GGGACATGGTGTTCCAGCACCGGGAGCAGCTGATCCGGGCCTTCCTGCGGGGTGCCCGGGATCCCGACGGTGCCCTGAGGGCCAGCAGCCTCTCCAACCTGGGCgagctctgccagcacctcGGCTTCCAGCTGGGCTCCATCATCCAGGAG gTCACCTGCTGTGTGACGGCCATAGCCCAGACAGACCCCGAGGCTGAAGTGCGGAGAGCCGCTGTGCAcgtggtggtgctgctgctgcggggGCTGAGTGAGAAGGTCACTGAG GTGCTGCGGGACGTGCTGCGGGACCTGTACCGCCTGCTGAAGCGCGTGGCCGCGGCCGAGCCCGACGCCGCCACCGTGCTGCACGCACAGCTGGCGCTGGAGGAGCTGGACACGGCCATGAGGAGGGTCCTGTTCCCCCCGCAGACGCTGCAGAAGAAGATCGTGGTGCTGCCATAG
- the LOC100232461 gene encoding cadherin-1 isoform X2 yields the protein MGRRAGCSLPLCLLLLLLQSGQRLCQRAAPCQPGFATDTFTLTVPRDSVAAGRALGRVSFVDCGEPRRAPFLPDDTRFKVSRDGIVSATRPLQLQQREITFAVHTWDTAGRKHSAKVTLRQRRQQHRHHERVQQDTVPDMLIFPEHGHGLRRHKRDWVIPPINCPENERGPFPKKLVQIKSNKDKETKVFYSITGQGADTIPVGVFIIERETGWLEVTKPLDREEKDKYVLYSHAVSANGQPVEDPMEIIITVTDQNDNRPVFTQQVFVGYIEENAKPGTSVMTVNATDADDAINVNNGIIGYSILSEEPKGAQRMFTINAEKGIISVIGTGLDRETTPNYTLIIQAADQEGTGLTNTATAIIKVTDANDNPPVFNPATYEGLVDENQVGVLVTRLHVTDQDLPGSPAWRAVYRIQSGDPQGDFEITTDPKTNDGLLKTAKGLDYETQDRYKLVVSVENEAPFTVALNPATANVLVVVTDVNEAPIFNPPVKQVEVMEDVPVGYQVTSYTAQDPDKDQRQKITYRMGSDPAGWLAIDAENGIVTAAQPLDRESAHAINSTYKAIILAIDNGSPNYATGTGTLILLLQDVNDNGPVPEPRNFDICNRQPEEQTLKIIDKDLPPNTHPFKAELMHGSGSNWTASVVQPDEVKLIMKKELEPGEYSIFLKLLDAQGKEQITPVRAQVCSCEGAAKNCERRAFISGGMGVPAILGILGGILALLILLLLLLLFVRRRKVVKEPLLPPEDDMRDNVYHYDEEGGGEEDQDYDLSQLHRGLDARPEVIRNDVAPPLMAAPQYRPRPANPDEIGNFIDENLKAADTDPTAPPYDSLLVFDYEGSGSEATSLSSLNSSASDGDQDYDYLNDWGGRFRKLAELYGGGEEDD from the exons AtggggcggcgggcgggctgCTCGCTCCCTCTgtgcctcctcctgctcctgctccag AGCGGGCAGCGGCTGTGCCAGCGAGCAGCGCCGTGCCAGCCCGGCTTCGCCACCGACACCTTCACCCTGACGGTGCCGCGGGACAGCGTGGCGGCGGGACGGGCACTGGGACGGG tgagCTTTGTGGACTGTGGCGAGCCACGCCGTGCTCCCTTCCTCCCGGATGACACGCGCTTCAAGGTGAGCAGGGATGGCATTGTCTCTGCCACCcggcccctgcagctccagcagcggGAGATCACCTTTGCTgtgcacacctgggacaccgCGGGCAGGAAGCATTCAGCCAAAGTGACCCTGCgccagcggcggcagcagcaccgACACCACGAGCGGGTGCAGCAG gacacagtGCCGGACATGCTGATCTTCCCGGAGCATGGGCACGGCCTCCGGCGGCACAAGAGGGACTGGGTCATCCCCCCCATCAACTGCCCTGAGAATGAGCGGGGGCCCTTCCCCAAGAAGCTGGTGCAG aTCAAATCCAACAAGGACAAGGAGACCAAGGTTTTCTACAGCATCACGGGGCAGGGAGCGGATACCATCCCCGTGGGTGTCTTCATCATCGAGCGGGAGACGGGGTGGCTGGAGGTGACAAAACCCCTGGACCGGGAGGAGAAGGATAAATACGTG CTCTACTCCCACGCCGTGTCGGCCAACGGGCAGCCCGTGGAAGACCCCATGGAGATCATCATCACCGTCACTGACCAGAACGACAACCGGCCCGTCTTCACGCAGCAAGTCTTTGTTGGCTACATCGAGGAGAACGCAAAGCCGG GCACATCTGTGATGACCGTGAACGCCACGGATGCAGATGATGCGATCAATGTGAACAACGGCATCATCGGCTACTCCATCCTCAGCGAGGAGCCCAAGGGTGCACAGCGGATGTTCACCATCAATGCCGAGAAGGGCATCATCAGTGTCATTGGCACAGGACTGGACCGGGAG ACTACTCCCAACTACACACTGATCATCCAGGCTGCAGACCAGGAAGGCACTGGCCTGACCAACACTGCCACCGCCATCATCAAAGTCACTGATGCCAACGACAACCCTCCTGTCTTCAACCCTGCCACG TACGAGGGGTTAGTGGACGAGAACCAggtgggggtgctggtgaccCGGCTGCATGTGACAGACCAGGACCTGCCGGGCTCCCCGGCCTGGCGCGCCGTCTACCGCATCCAGAGCGGGGACCCGCAGGGCGACTTCGAGATCACCACTGACCCCAAAACGAACGATGGGCTCCTGAAAACTGCCAAG GGCCTGGATTATGAGACCCAGGACCGGTACAAGCTCGTGGTGTCGGTGGAGAACGAGGCCCCCTTCACCGTGGCCCTGAATCCTGCCACAGCCAATGTCCTGGTGGTGGTCACGGATGTGAATGAAGCCCCGATCTTCAATCCCCCGGTCAAGCAGGTGGAGGTGATGGAGGATGTGCCAGTGGGATACCAGGTCACCTCCTACACAGCCCAGGACCCCGACAAGGACCAGAGACAGAAAATCAC GTATCGCATGGGCAGCGACCCTGCGGGGTGGTTGGCCATTGACGCTGAGAATGGCATCGTCacggcagcccagcccctggaCCGGGAGTCGGCACACGCCATCAACAGCACCTACAAAGCCATCATCCTGGCCATAGACAACG GGTCACCAAACTATGCCACCGGCACGGGGACACTgatcctcctgctccaggatgTGAATGACAACGGGCCCGTGCCAGAGCCCCGGAACTTTGACATCTGCAACCGGCAGCCTGAGGAGCAGACGCTGAAGATCATCGACAAGGACCTGCCCCCCAACACTCACCCCTTCAAGGCAGAGCTGATGCACGGCTCTGGCAGCAACTGGACTGCCAGCGTGGTGCAACCAG ACGAGGTGAAGCTGATCATGAAGAAGGAGCTGGAGCCGGGCGAGTACAGCATCTTCCTGAAGCTGCTGGATGCGCAGGGCAAGGAGCAGATCACGCCGGTGCGAGCCCAGGTGTGCAGCTGCGAGGGGGCAGCCAAGAACTGCGAGCGGCGAGCGTTCATCTCCGGCGGCATGGGCGTGCCCGCCATCCTGGGCATCCTGGGGGGCATCCTGGCGCTGCTCA tcctcctgctgctgctgctgctcttcgtgaggaggaggaaggtggtGAAGGAACCACTGCTCCCACCCGAGGATGACATGAGGGACAACGTGTACCACTATGACGAGGAGGGCGGTGGCGAGGAGGACCAG GACTACGACCTGAGCCAGCTGCACCGGGGGCTGGACGCCCGGCCCGAGGTGATCCGCAATGACGTGGCTCCCCCGCTCATGGCGGCCCCCCAGTACCGGCCCCGTCCCGCCAACCCCGACGAGATCGGGAACTTCATTGACGAG aaCCTGAAGGCGGCCGACACGGACCCCACGGCCCCTCCCTACGACTCGCTGCTGGTGTTCGACTACGAGGGCAGCGGCTCGGAGGCCACCTCGCTCAGCTCCCTCAACTCCTCTGCCTCCGACGGCGACCAGGACTACGACTACCTCAACGACTGGGGCGGCCGCTTCCGCAAGCTGGCCGAGCTCTACGGCGGCGGCGAGGAGGACGATTAG
- the LOC100232461 gene encoding cadherin-1 isoform X1 codes for MGRRAGCSLPLCLLLLLLQSGQRLCQRAAPCQPGFATDTFTLTVPRDSVAAGRALGRVSFVDCGEPRRAPFLPDDTRFKVSRDGIVSATRPLQLQQREITFAVHTWDTAGRKHSAKVTLRQRRQQHRHHERVQQQDTVPDMLIFPEHGHGLRRHKRDWVIPPINCPENERGPFPKKLVQIKSNKDKETKVFYSITGQGADTIPVGVFIIERETGWLEVTKPLDREEKDKYVLYSHAVSANGQPVEDPMEIIITVTDQNDNRPVFTQQVFVGYIEENAKPGTSVMTVNATDADDAINVNNGIIGYSILSEEPKGAQRMFTINAEKGIISVIGTGLDRETTPNYTLIIQAADQEGTGLTNTATAIIKVTDANDNPPVFNPATYEGLVDENQVGVLVTRLHVTDQDLPGSPAWRAVYRIQSGDPQGDFEITTDPKTNDGLLKTAKGLDYETQDRYKLVVSVENEAPFTVALNPATANVLVVVTDVNEAPIFNPPVKQVEVMEDVPVGYQVTSYTAQDPDKDQRQKITYRMGSDPAGWLAIDAENGIVTAAQPLDRESAHAINSTYKAIILAIDNGSPNYATGTGTLILLLQDVNDNGPVPEPRNFDICNRQPEEQTLKIIDKDLPPNTHPFKAELMHGSGSNWTASVVQPDEVKLIMKKELEPGEYSIFLKLLDAQGKEQITPVRAQVCSCEGAAKNCERRAFISGGMGVPAILGILGGILALLILLLLLLLFVRRRKVVKEPLLPPEDDMRDNVYHYDEEGGGEEDQDYDLSQLHRGLDARPEVIRNDVAPPLMAAPQYRPRPANPDEIGNFIDENLKAADTDPTAPPYDSLLVFDYEGSGSEATSLSSLNSSASDGDQDYDYLNDWGGRFRKLAELYGGGEEDD; via the exons AtggggcggcgggcgggctgCTCGCTCCCTCTgtgcctcctcctgctcctgctccag AGCGGGCAGCGGCTGTGCCAGCGAGCAGCGCCGTGCCAGCCCGGCTTCGCCACCGACACCTTCACCCTGACGGTGCCGCGGGACAGCGTGGCGGCGGGACGGGCACTGGGACGGG tgagCTTTGTGGACTGTGGCGAGCCACGCCGTGCTCCCTTCCTCCCGGATGACACGCGCTTCAAGGTGAGCAGGGATGGCATTGTCTCTGCCACCcggcccctgcagctccagcagcggGAGATCACCTTTGCTgtgcacacctgggacaccgCGGGCAGGAAGCATTCAGCCAAAGTGACCCTGCgccagcggcggcagcagcaccgACACCACGAGCGGGTGCAGCAG caggacacagtGCCGGACATGCTGATCTTCCCGGAGCATGGGCACGGCCTCCGGCGGCACAAGAGGGACTGGGTCATCCCCCCCATCAACTGCCCTGAGAATGAGCGGGGGCCCTTCCCCAAGAAGCTGGTGCAG aTCAAATCCAACAAGGACAAGGAGACCAAGGTTTTCTACAGCATCACGGGGCAGGGAGCGGATACCATCCCCGTGGGTGTCTTCATCATCGAGCGGGAGACGGGGTGGCTGGAGGTGACAAAACCCCTGGACCGGGAGGAGAAGGATAAATACGTG CTCTACTCCCACGCCGTGTCGGCCAACGGGCAGCCCGTGGAAGACCCCATGGAGATCATCATCACCGTCACTGACCAGAACGACAACCGGCCCGTCTTCACGCAGCAAGTCTTTGTTGGCTACATCGAGGAGAACGCAAAGCCGG GCACATCTGTGATGACCGTGAACGCCACGGATGCAGATGATGCGATCAATGTGAACAACGGCATCATCGGCTACTCCATCCTCAGCGAGGAGCCCAAGGGTGCACAGCGGATGTTCACCATCAATGCCGAGAAGGGCATCATCAGTGTCATTGGCACAGGACTGGACCGGGAG ACTACTCCCAACTACACACTGATCATCCAGGCTGCAGACCAGGAAGGCACTGGCCTGACCAACACTGCCACCGCCATCATCAAAGTCACTGATGCCAACGACAACCCTCCTGTCTTCAACCCTGCCACG TACGAGGGGTTAGTGGACGAGAACCAggtgggggtgctggtgaccCGGCTGCATGTGACAGACCAGGACCTGCCGGGCTCCCCGGCCTGGCGCGCCGTCTACCGCATCCAGAGCGGGGACCCGCAGGGCGACTTCGAGATCACCACTGACCCCAAAACGAACGATGGGCTCCTGAAAACTGCCAAG GGCCTGGATTATGAGACCCAGGACCGGTACAAGCTCGTGGTGTCGGTGGAGAACGAGGCCCCCTTCACCGTGGCCCTGAATCCTGCCACAGCCAATGTCCTGGTGGTGGTCACGGATGTGAATGAAGCCCCGATCTTCAATCCCCCGGTCAAGCAGGTGGAGGTGATGGAGGATGTGCCAGTGGGATACCAGGTCACCTCCTACACAGCCCAGGACCCCGACAAGGACCAGAGACAGAAAATCAC GTATCGCATGGGCAGCGACCCTGCGGGGTGGTTGGCCATTGACGCTGAGAATGGCATCGTCacggcagcccagcccctggaCCGGGAGTCGGCACACGCCATCAACAGCACCTACAAAGCCATCATCCTGGCCATAGACAACG GGTCACCAAACTATGCCACCGGCACGGGGACACTgatcctcctgctccaggatgTGAATGACAACGGGCCCGTGCCAGAGCCCCGGAACTTTGACATCTGCAACCGGCAGCCTGAGGAGCAGACGCTGAAGATCATCGACAAGGACCTGCCCCCCAACACTCACCCCTTCAAGGCAGAGCTGATGCACGGCTCTGGCAGCAACTGGACTGCCAGCGTGGTGCAACCAG ACGAGGTGAAGCTGATCATGAAGAAGGAGCTGGAGCCGGGCGAGTACAGCATCTTCCTGAAGCTGCTGGATGCGCAGGGCAAGGAGCAGATCACGCCGGTGCGAGCCCAGGTGTGCAGCTGCGAGGGGGCAGCCAAGAACTGCGAGCGGCGAGCGTTCATCTCCGGCGGCATGGGCGTGCCCGCCATCCTGGGCATCCTGGGGGGCATCCTGGCGCTGCTCA tcctcctgctgctgctgctgctcttcgtgaggaggaggaaggtggtGAAGGAACCACTGCTCCCACCCGAGGATGACATGAGGGACAACGTGTACCACTATGACGAGGAGGGCGGTGGCGAGGAGGACCAG GACTACGACCTGAGCCAGCTGCACCGGGGGCTGGACGCCCGGCCCGAGGTGATCCGCAATGACGTGGCTCCCCCGCTCATGGCGGCCCCCCAGTACCGGCCCCGTCCCGCCAACCCCGACGAGATCGGGAACTTCATTGACGAG aaCCTGAAGGCGGCCGACACGGACCCCACGGCCCCTCCCTACGACTCGCTGCTGGTGTTCGACTACGAGGGCAGCGGCTCGGAGGCCACCTCGCTCAGCTCCCTCAACTCCTCTGCCTCCGACGGCGACCAGGACTACGACTACCTCAACGACTGGGGCGGCCGCTTCCGCAAGCTGGCCGAGCTCTACGGCGGCGGCGAGGAGGACGATTAG